The Afipia massiliensis genome has a segment encoding these proteins:
- a CDS encoding ABC transporter ATP-binding protein yields the protein MASVHIHDVRKSFGGFEVLHGVTVPIEDGEFVVLVGPSGCGKSTLLRMLAGLEKISSGTISIGDRVVNDVQPKERDIAMVFQNYALYPHMTVAKNMGFSLKLRDAPQDEIDKLVHRAAGILALTPLLDRYPRQLSGGQRQRVAMGRAIVRDPQVFLFDEPLSNLDAKLRVAMRTEIKELHQRLKTTTVYVTHDQIEAMTMADKIVVMHDGIVEQMGSPLELYDHPDNRFVAGFIGSPAMNFLEGKLVGSNAPYVETANGSKLPLAASRTGLDGKPVIYGIRPEHLEFADDGIEADVIVVEPTGSETQIVARIGQQDLIAVIRDRRPVKPGDKVRLRPNPAAAHVFDKETGKRLIN from the coding sequence ATGGCGTCCGTGCATATTCACGACGTGCGTAAATCGTTTGGCGGATTTGAAGTTCTGCACGGCGTGACGGTTCCGATCGAGGACGGGGAATTCGTCGTTCTGGTTGGCCCTTCCGGTTGCGGCAAATCGACCTTGCTGCGGATGCTGGCCGGTCTGGAAAAAATTTCGTCGGGAACGATTTCGATCGGCGATCGCGTGGTTAACGATGTCCAACCGAAAGAGCGGGACATCGCCATGGTGTTCCAGAATTATGCGCTCTACCCGCATATGACCGTGGCCAAGAACATGGGATTCTCGCTGAAGCTGCGCGACGCGCCACAGGACGAGATCGACAAGCTCGTTCACCGCGCCGCCGGCATTCTCGCGTTGACGCCGCTGCTGGATCGTTATCCGAGACAGTTGTCCGGCGGCCAGCGTCAGCGCGTTGCCATGGGCCGGGCCATCGTGCGCGACCCCCAGGTGTTTTTGTTCGACGAGCCGCTGTCGAATCTCGATGCCAAGCTGCGTGTCGCCATGCGCACCGAGATCAAGGAGCTGCATCAGCGGCTCAAGACCACGACCGTCTACGTCACCCATGATCAGATCGAGGCGATGACCATGGCGGACAAGATCGTCGTCATGCACGACGGCATCGTCGAGCAGATGGGCTCGCCACTCGAACTTTACGATCATCCGGACAACAGGTTCGTTGCCGGGTTCATCGGTTCGCCGGCGATGAACTTCCTCGAAGGCAAACTGGTCGGCAGTAATGCGCCGTACGTGGAGACGGCGAATGGCAGCAAGCTGCCGCTGGCGGCTTCACGCACCGGTCTGGACGGCAAGCCCGTGATCTACGGCATCCGCCCGGAACATCTGGAGTTCGCTGACGACGGCATCGAGGCCGACGTTATCGTGGTCGAGCCGACAGGATCGGAAACCCAGATCGTTGCCCGCATCGGTCAGCAAGACCTGATCGCAGTCATTCGCGACCGTCGTCCGGTGAAGCCAGGCGACAAGGTTCGGCTGCGGCCGAATCCCGCCGCTGCCCATGTCTTCGACAAAGAGACCGGAAAGCGTCTCATTAACTAG
- a CDS encoding IlvD/Edd family dehydratase, with translation MKKNDDQAATKNGAKRKLRSQLWFDNPDNPGMTALYLERYLNYGLTRRELQSGKPIIGIAQTGNDLSPCNRHHIELAQRVREGIREAGGIAMEFPTHPIQETGKRPTAALDRNLAYLGLVEILFGYPLDGVILTTGCDKTTPACMMAAATVNIPAIVLSGGPMLNGWFNGERTGSGTVVWKSREEMAAGKIDYDEFMDIVASSAPSVGHCNTMGTASTMNSLAEALGFSLPGCAAIPAPYRERGQIAYETGKRAVEMVWEDLKPSDFLTRKAFENCIVVNSAIGGSTNAPIHINALARHIGVDLTIEDWQKFGHDVPLLVNMQPAGFYLGEEYHRAGGVPSVVRELMKHKRIHEDALTVNGKTMGENCRDATPPDSDVIRTYDKPLVKDAGFIVLRGNLFDSAIMKTSVISKEFRDRYLSNPKDPEAFEGRAIVFEGPEDYHHRIDDESLNIDEHCMLFVRGVGPIGYPGGAEVVNMQPPAALIKKGITSLPCIGDGRQSGTSGSPSILNASPEAAANGGLAILKTGDRVRIDLNKGEANILISAEELKKRHADLKANGGFPYPKNQTPWQELYRDTVGQHATGACLELATRYHNIAGTIGVARDNH, from the coding sequence GTGAAAAAAAACGACGACCAAGCCGCAACAAAAAATGGCGCAAAGCGAAAACTGCGTTCCCAACTCTGGTTCGATAATCCGGACAACCCCGGGATGACCGCGCTCTATCTCGAGCGGTACCTGAACTACGGCCTCACCCGGCGCGAGCTGCAATCCGGAAAACCCATCATCGGCATAGCCCAGACCGGCAATGACCTCTCCCCCTGCAACCGGCATCATATCGAGCTGGCGCAGCGGGTCCGTGAAGGTATCCGCGAGGCCGGCGGCATTGCGATGGAATTTCCGACCCATCCCATTCAGGAAACCGGCAAGCGCCCGACCGCCGCGCTTGACCGCAACCTGGCCTATCTCGGCCTGGTCGAAATCCTGTTCGGCTATCCCCTCGACGGCGTGATCCTGACCACCGGATGCGACAAGACCACCCCAGCCTGCATGATGGCGGCAGCAACCGTCAACATTCCTGCCATTGTTCTCTCGGGTGGACCGATGCTCAACGGCTGGTTCAACGGCGAACGAACCGGCTCGGGCACTGTGGTCTGGAAGTCGCGCGAGGAAATGGCGGCGGGCAAGATCGATTACGACGAGTTCATGGACATCGTCGCTTCATCCGCACCGTCCGTCGGTCACTGCAACACCATGGGCACCGCCTCGACCATGAACTCGCTGGCGGAAGCGCTTGGCTTTTCGTTACCCGGTTGCGCAGCGATCCCTGCGCCTTACCGCGAGCGTGGCCAGATTGCCTATGAAACCGGCAAGCGCGCCGTCGAGATGGTGTGGGAAGACCTCAAGCCCTCCGACTTCCTGACACGGAAAGCGTTCGAGAACTGCATCGTCGTCAATTCCGCGATCGGCGGCTCCACCAACGCGCCGATCCATATCAACGCGCTGGCCCGCCACATCGGCGTCGATCTGACCATCGAGGATTGGCAGAAGTTCGGACACGACGTGCCGCTGCTCGTGAATATGCAGCCGGCCGGATTCTATCTCGGCGAGGAATATCACCGCGCCGGGGGCGTGCCGTCGGTGGTGCGCGAGCTGATGAAGCACAAACGCATTCACGAGGATGCGCTGACCGTCAACGGCAAGACCATGGGCGAGAATTGCAGGGACGCAACCCCGCCGGACAGCGATGTGATCCGCACTTACGACAAGCCGCTGGTGAAGGATGCCGGCTTCATCGTTCTGCGCGGAAATCTATTCGATTCGGCGATCATGAAAACCAGCGTGATCTCGAAGGAATTTCGCGACCGCTATCTTTCGAATCCGAAAGATCCTGAGGCGTTTGAAGGCAGGGCCATCGTGTTCGAGGGTCCGGAGGATTATCATCACCGCATCGACGATGAATCCTTGAACATTGACGAGCACTGCATGCTGTTCGTGCGCGGCGTCGGGCCGATCGGTTATCCCGGCGGTGCGGAAGTCGTGAACATGCAGCCGCCTGCGGCTCTCATAAAAAAAGGCATCACGTCTCTGCCCTGCATCGGCGACGGGCGCCAATCCGGCACATCGGGTTCGCCATCGATCCTGAACGCCTCGCCGGAAGCCGCCGCCAACGGCGGACTTGCGATCCTGAAGACCGGCGACCGCGTGCGCATCGATCTCAACAAGGGCGAAGCCAACATCCTGATCTCCGCCGAGGAACTGAAGAAACGCCATGCGGATCTCAAGGCCAACGGCGGCTTCCCCTACCCGAAGAACCAGACACCGTGGCAGGAGCTCTATCGCGACACCGTCGGCCAGCACGCCACCGGTGCCTGCCTGGAGCTCGCAACGAGGTATCACAATATTGCAGGCACCATCGGCGTCGCGCGGGATAATCACTGA
- a CDS encoding SDR family oxidoreductase: protein MSDRLKGKRAFVTAGAAGIGRACALAFTREGATVIATDIDEVGLAALKKEGVAETYKLDVRDTAAVESMARTVGKVNILLNAAGFVHNGTVLDCPDADWDFSFDLNVKSMHRTIRAFLPSMLEGGGGSIVNIASAAGVFKAAPNRYVYSATKAAVAALTRAVAVDYITKGIRCNSICPGTIETPSMLGRAAALGTGGREMFVSRQPMGRLGTADEIASLALYLASDESAFTTGVAHVIDGGWTL, encoded by the coding sequence ATGTCTGACCGACTGAAAGGCAAGCGCGCGTTCGTGACCGCTGGCGCTGCGGGCATCGGCCGCGCCTGTGCCCTCGCCTTTACCCGCGAAGGCGCGACGGTTATTGCGACCGACATCGATGAGGTCGGCCTCGCCGCGTTGAAAAAAGAAGGGGTCGCCGAAACGTACAAACTCGACGTGCGCGACACCGCGGCAGTCGAAAGCATGGCGAGGACGGTCGGCAAGGTCAATATTCTGCTCAATGCTGCGGGATTCGTGCACAACGGTACCGTGCTGGATTGCCCGGATGCCGACTGGGACTTTTCCTTCGACCTGAACGTGAAGTCGATGCACCGTACGATCCGCGCGTTCCTGCCTTCGATGCTGGAGGGCGGCGGCGGATCGATCGTGAACATCGCCTCGGCCGCTGGCGTGTTTAAAGCCGCCCCCAACCGTTATGTCTACAGCGCGACGAAAGCCGCCGTTGCGGCACTCACCCGCGCCGTGGCAGTCGATTACATCACCAAGGGCATTCGCTGTAATTCGATCTGCCCCGGCACAATTGAAACGCCGTCGATGCTGGGCCGCGCAGCCGCTCTGGGTACCGGCGGCCGTGAAATGTTCGTCAGCCGCCAACCCATGGGCAGACTCGGCACTGCGGACGAAATCGCCTCACTCGCGCTTTATCTCGCCAGCGATGAAAGCGCTTTCACCACTGGTGTCGCGCACGTCATCGACGGCGGTTGGACGCTCTGA
- a CDS encoding SDR family NAD(P)-dependent oxidoreductase: MNKIDLSGRFAVVTGGAQGFGRAITERFAASGAKVAIWDFDQTLAEKTAKEIGAAVTVHKVDVTDPAAVEAARDATLKAFGRIDILVNNAGIAGVNKTVADLSYDEWRQVMKINLDGPFICCKAVVPAMMKQNYGRIVNIASIAGKEGNPNASHYSASKAGVIALTKSLGKELAGTDIAVNAVTPAAAKTAIFDQMTQQHIDFMLSKIPRGRFLKVEELASLVTWMASEECLYTTGAVFDISGGRATY, from the coding sequence TTGAACAAGATTGATCTGAGCGGACGGTTCGCCGTCGTCACCGGCGGCGCGCAGGGTTTTGGCCGCGCCATCACTGAACGCTTCGCCGCTTCAGGCGCGAAAGTTGCAATCTGGGATTTTGATCAGACACTCGCCGAGAAAACCGCGAAGGAAATCGGCGCTGCTGTAACCGTGCACAAGGTTGACGTGACTGATCCCGCCGCAGTCGAGGCGGCGCGCGACGCGACGCTGAAGGCGTTCGGTCGCATCGACATTCTGGTCAACAACGCGGGCATCGCCGGCGTCAACAAGACGGTCGCCGATCTGTCCTATGACGAATGGCGTCAGGTGATGAAGATCAACCTCGACGGCCCGTTCATCTGCTGCAAGGCCGTCGTCCCGGCCATGATGAAGCAGAACTACGGGCGGATCGTGAACATCGCCTCCATCGCGGGCAAGGAAGGCAATCCCAACGCGTCGCACTATTCGGCCTCGAAGGCCGGCGTGATCGCGCTGACCAAATCGCTCGGCAAGGAACTGGCCGGGACCGACATTGCGGTCAATGCCGTAACGCCGGCCGCGGCGAAGACCGCGATCTTCGACCAGATGACGCAGCAGCACATCGACTTCATGCTGTCGAAAATTCCCCGCGGTCGTTTCCTGAAAGTCGAGGAACTAGCCTCGCTGGTGACATGGATGGCCTCGGAGGAATGCCTCTACACCACCGGCGCAGTGTTCGATATTTCCGGCGGCCGCGCGACGTATTGA
- a CDS encoding DUF4399 domain-containing protein produces the protein MEIIRAITLSAALSLLSFAAHAQGTPAAKDAYLYFVWPQDGMAIKGAFWCRFGLRNMGVTHAGDNFANAGHHHLLIDVKEPLDPKEPIPQDKSHLHFGAGQTEARIELPPGKHTLQLVLGDAKHYPFDPPVVSKKITVTIK, from the coding sequence ATGGAAATCATCAGGGCCATCACGCTGTCGGCGGCGCTGTCATTGCTATCGTTCGCTGCTCATGCCCAGGGAACGCCGGCAGCCAAGGATGCGTATCTGTATTTTGTCTGGCCACAGGATGGCATGGCGATCAAGGGTGCGTTCTGGTGCCGGTTCGGTCTGCGCAATATGGGAGTGACCCACGCCGGCGACAATTTCGCCAATGCTGGTCACCATCATCTGCTGATCGATGTGAAGGAGCCGCTCGATCCGAAGGAGCCGATCCCGCAGGACAAGTCCCATCTTCATTTCGGCGCAGGACAGACAGAGGCGCGCATCGAACTGCCGCCCGGAAAACACACGCTTCAATTGGTGCTGGGCGACGCCAAGCACTATCCCTTCGATCCGCCGGTCGTGTCGAAGAAAATCACGGTGACGATCAAATAG
- a CDS encoding SUMF1/EgtB/PvdO family nonheme iron enzyme, whose protein sequence is MRGEIRHIHSDHEKDHSHDGTSRRLAAIIAGDISGYSRLMQIDEDGTYARVKRIERDLIEPTIAEHHGRLIKTTGDGFIAIFDSPVEAVRCGIVIQQSMVGRNASLPREHWIVYRIGVNLGDVIIEDEDVYGDGVNVAARLEGIATPGQIFISGGIYEQVKHKLVCGYQSLGDRQVKNITDPVRVYRVLPDPSAMTESRMRPVIMLLAAATIVLLAIAGGVLWYMLIRSDSLVSRQPVTVPSPADVAKTVPPTTPVVPQATPQTSVTTAAPATKQPPLQPVREPDMVSVPGGNFAMGSNDDITEKPVHQVAIKPFAIGKHPVAVREWNECAEAKACGFTAAGKEDAPVTDVSWNDAKQFAAWLAKVTGKNYRLPSEAEWEYAARGGTQTKYWWGDQFRSGMVNCKNCLDGAAAEQPMKIGSLKANPFGLHEMGGSVHQWVEDCWHKNYQGAPSDGSPWVTDGDCSARVIRSGSWRNDLNAARPASRDRYDVAVRYPTHGFRVALSR, encoded by the coding sequence ATGCGCGGTGAAATTCGTCACATCCATTCGGATCACGAGAAAGACCATTCGCACGACGGGACGTCGCGACGTCTCGCGGCCATCATCGCGGGTGACATCTCGGGCTATAGCCGCCTGATGCAGATCGACGAGGACGGGACGTATGCGCGGGTCAAGCGCATCGAGCGCGATCTCATCGAGCCGACCATTGCGGAACATCACGGCAGACTGATCAAGACAACGGGTGATGGTTTCATCGCGATCTTCGATAGCCCGGTGGAGGCCGTCCGGTGCGGCATCGTGATTCAGCAAAGCATGGTCGGACGAAATGCGTCGCTGCCGCGGGAACACTGGATCGTGTATCGTATCGGGGTCAACCTCGGCGACGTCATCATCGAAGATGAGGATGTGTACGGCGACGGCGTGAATGTGGCTGCGCGTCTCGAAGGCATTGCCACTCCGGGGCAGATTTTCATTTCGGGCGGGATCTACGAACAGGTCAAACATAAGCTCGTTTGCGGCTATCAGTCACTTGGCGATCGTCAGGTCAAGAACATCACCGATCCTGTGCGCGTCTATCGGGTCTTGCCCGATCCTTCCGCGATGACCGAGAGCCGCATGCGGCCGGTGATCATGCTGCTGGCCGCTGCGACCATCGTTCTTCTGGCTATCGCAGGTGGCGTGCTTTGGTACATGTTGATCCGATCGGACAGCCTGGTCAGCCGCCAGCCTGTTACGGTTCCGTCTCCGGCGGATGTGGCGAAGACAGTGCCACCGACAACGCCTGTGGTTCCTCAAGCAACGCCGCAAACGTCTGTCACGACAGCCGCGCCAGCGACAAAGCAACCTCCGCTTCAGCCGGTCAGGGAGCCGGACATGGTTTCGGTCCCCGGCGGCAATTTCGCGATGGGCAGCAACGACGACATTACGGAGAAGCCTGTTCATCAGGTGGCGATCAAGCCGTTTGCTATCGGCAAACATCCTGTCGCCGTGCGGGAGTGGAACGAGTGTGCGGAAGCAAAGGCCTGCGGATTTACGGCAGCCGGGAAAGAGGACGCTCCCGTCACGGACGTGAGCTGGAACGATGCCAAGCAGTTCGCAGCATGGCTCGCAAAAGTGACGGGGAAAAACTATCGGCTTCCGAGTGAAGCGGAATGGGAATACGCCGCGCGTGGCGGCACCCAGACGAAGTACTGGTGGGGGGATCAATTCCGGTCCGGAATGGTCAACTGCAAGAATTGTCTCGATGGCGCCGCGGCCGAACAACCGATGAAGATCGGCAGCCTCAAGGCCAATCCGTTTGGACTTCACGAGATGGGCGGTAGCGTCCATCAATGGGTCGAGGATTGCTGGCACAAGAATTATCAGGGCGCGCCGTCGGACGGCTCTCCCTGGGTGACCGACGGCGATTGCTCCGCCCGCGTGATCCGGTCAGGCTCATGGCGAAACGATCTGAACGCGGCTCGGCCGGCGAGCCGGGATCGATACGATGTCGCGGTGCGCTATCCGACCCACGGCTTCCGCGTTGCTCTCTCCCGCTAG